A section of the Virgibacillus sp. NKC19-3 genome encodes:
- a CDS encoding HU family DNA-binding protein: MNKTDLVNAVAEKSELSKKDATKAVDAVFESVMDSLKDGEKVQLIGFGNFEVRERSARKGRNPQTGEEIEIPASKVPAFKPGKALKDNVK; encoded by the coding sequence ATGAACAAAACAGACTTAGTTAATGCTGTAGCTGAAAAAAGTGAACTTTCTAAAAAAGATGCTACAAAAGCAGTTGATGCCGTATTCGAATCTGTCATGGATTCACTTAAAGATGGTGAAAAAGTACAGTTAATCGGATTTGGTAACTTTGAAGTACGTGAGCGTTCGGCTCGTAAAGGCCGTAACCCGCAAACAGGGGAAGAGATCGAAATTCCCGCAAGCAAAGTTCCTGCGTTTAAACCAGGAAAAGCCCTTAAAGATAATGTAAAATAA
- the aroB gene encoding 3-dehydroquinate synthase: MEDILVKTSTHDYPIFIGDMLRFQLHQLIQKDYTAILIVSDKKVAELYVGDIVSNFPERKVYQSIIPVGEQSKSIDFFYQLHSDAIKFGLDRASLIIALGGGVVGDLAGFAAATYMRGIDYIQMPTTILAHDSSVGGKVAINHQFGKNLIGSFYPPAAVIYDTQTLRTLSEEEIRSGYAELVKEALIADETFCNRLLKTNLTNLSSDQLTNHLTNGIKIKASIVGMDEKEKGIRKHLNLGHTLGHALEAEKGYGEITHGEAVAIGLLFSLHVSESLFSRRLPYLPLFHWLKHNNYPLNIGELDEESVINRMKTDKKTLNERIQMVLLKQPGEIIVQELSDHDIQMYIQSFRRRLVKE, encoded by the coding sequence ATGGAGGATATTCTCGTAAAAACAAGTACACATGATTATCCTATTTTCATTGGAGATATGCTTCGTTTTCAGTTACATCAATTAATCCAAAAAGATTACACTGCCATTCTAATTGTATCGGATAAAAAGGTTGCTGAATTATATGTAGGGGATATTGTTAGTAATTTCCCTGAAAGAAAGGTGTATCAATCCATTATCCCTGTTGGGGAACAATCAAAAAGTATTGATTTTTTCTATCAACTGCATTCAGATGCTATTAAATTTGGATTGGATCGAGCTTCCTTAATTATTGCTTTAGGAGGCGGAGTGGTTGGTGATCTAGCCGGTTTTGCAGCTGCTACCTATATGCGGGGCATCGATTATATTCAAATGCCAACAACCATTCTTGCACATGATAGCAGCGTAGGCGGAAAAGTCGCTATCAATCATCAATTCGGTAAGAATTTAATCGGAAGTTTTTATCCACCGGCAGCAGTGATTTATGATACCCAAACACTAAGAACACTAAGCGAAGAAGAGATACGTTCGGGATATGCCGAGTTAGTGAAAGAAGCGCTTATTGCAGATGAAACCTTTTGTAACAGACTATTAAAAACGAACCTAACCAATCTATCAAGTGACCAATTAACGAATCACTTAACAAATGGCATAAAAATTAAAGCATCCATCGTTGGAATGGATGAAAAAGAAAAAGGAATTCGAAAACATTTAAACTTAGGTCATACGTTAGGACATGCACTGGAAGCTGAAAAGGGATATGGAGAAATAACCCATGGGGAAGCAGTTGCAATTGGTCTATTATTTTCACTACATGTAAGTGAAAGTCTATTTTCTCGTCGTTTGCCATATCTACCTCTATTTCATTGGTTAAAGCATAATAATTATCCCTTGAATATAGGTGAATTGGATGAGGAATCTGTTATCAACCGAATGAAAACAGACAAAAAGACATTAAATGAGAGGATTCAAATGGTTCTTTTAAAACAACCAGGAGAGATAATCGTACAAGAATTAAGTGATCATGATATTCAAATGTATATACAATCATTTAGAAGAAGGCTGGTGAAGGAATGA
- the aroA gene encoding 3-phosphoshikimate 1-carboxyvinyltransferase yields the protein MNALKLHPYPKALSGELEVPGDKSISHRSVIMGSIANGTTKVSHFLDGEDCMRTVQVFRSMGVSIEKKGSTLIIEGKGTATLKEPKEPIYFGNSGTTARLMLGLLAGLPFFTAVYGDPYLSNRPMDRVVTPLKEMDAVIDGRGNGSYVPLAIRGKKLKGIHYALPIKSAQVKSAVLLAGLHAEGDTIVSEKTTTRNHTENMLQAFNADITMDGMYTTITNKRSLQATDVYVPGDISSAAFFLVAASIVPGSRLRMKNVGLNQTRTGIIEVLKAMGAMIEITNQQSISGELLGDLTITSTELHGTVIEGDIIPRLIDEIPVIALLATQADGTTIIRNAEELRVKETDRIAAVVNVLSTLGANVESTTDGIIIYGKTNLTGGHISTYNDHRIAMMAVIASLVAQEEVILDDTSSITVSYPTFLKDLQRIMN from the coding sequence TTGAATGCGTTAAAATTACATCCTTACCCAAAAGCATTATCAGGAGAATTAGAGGTACCAGGGGATAAGTCTATTTCCCATCGATCCGTAATAATGGGATCTATAGCCAATGGAACAACTAAAGTTTCTCACTTTTTGGACGGAGAAGATTGTATGCGTACTGTACAAGTATTTCGATCCATGGGTGTTTCCATTGAAAAAAAAGGATCGACATTGATCATTGAAGGGAAAGGTACTGCAACACTGAAAGAGCCAAAAGAACCAATTTACTTTGGAAATTCGGGTACTACTGCAAGATTGATGCTTGGTTTATTGGCCGGTTTACCTTTTTTTACGGCGGTATACGGAGACCCATATCTATCCAATCGCCCAATGGATCGTGTTGTTACCCCCTTGAAAGAAATGGATGCAGTTATTGATGGCAGGGGAAATGGCAGCTATGTTCCGCTGGCCATCAGAGGAAAAAAATTAAAAGGAATACATTATGCATTGCCAATAAAAAGCGCTCAGGTGAAATCTGCAGTGTTATTAGCAGGCTTACATGCTGAAGGTGATACAATAGTCAGTGAAAAAACAACGACAAGAAATCACACAGAAAACATGCTTCAAGCTTTTAATGCCGATATAACGATGGATGGTATGTATACAACTATTACCAATAAACGCTCATTACAGGCTACAGATGTTTATGTTCCAGGAGATATTTCTTCTGCTGCGTTTTTTCTAGTGGCCGCATCTATTGTTCCAGGTAGTAGGCTGCGGATGAAAAATGTAGGTTTGAATCAAACAAGAACCGGTATTATCGAGGTGCTTAAGGCAATGGGGGCAATGATTGAAATTACGAATCAACAATCTATCAGTGGTGAATTACTTGGAGATCTGACAATTACATCTACTGAACTTCACGGTACCGTCATTGAAGGAGATATCATTCCTCGGTTAATTGATGAAATTCCTGTAATAGCATTGTTGGCTACTCAAGCTGACGGAACCACTATTATTCGTAATGCTGAAGAATTACGTGTGAAGGAAACCGATCGAATTGCTGCTGTTGTTAATGTTTTATCCACTTTAGGCGCAAATGTAGAGTCGACCACAGATGGTATTATTATTTATGGTAAAACAAATTTAACAGGGGGGCATATTTCTACATATAACGATCATCGTATTGCTATGATGGCGGTTATTGCTTCACTCGTTGCTCAAGAAGAAGTTATACTTGATGATACTTCTTCCATTACCGTATCTTATCCAACTTTTTTAAAGGACTTACAGCGAATAATGAATTAG
- the hepT gene encoding heptaprenyl diphosphate synthase component II, protein MKIAKTYGYLKKDLDVIEESLNKVIQAEHPILREASTDLLQAGGKRIRPIFVVLSGKLGNFNMERIKTVAVSLELIHTATLVHDDVIDDAKLRRGKPTIKHLYDNRVAMYTGDYILARALEEITALKQANVHHLLAKTIVEVCAGEIEQIKDKFNFEQNLRNYLRRIRRKTALLIATSCKLGAIVSDIPQEQADKLYQYGYYIGMSYQIIDDVLDFTSTSKELGKPSGNDLLQGNVTLPVLYAMQDKSFHASIRNKFQNPETVTEVEMEEVINELKKTNAIDQSYRMSNLYLQKALKALEGLPDHTAKEKLQDIATLIGRRRS, encoded by the coding sequence ATGAAAATAGCTAAAACATATGGATATTTAAAAAAAGACTTAGATGTCATTGAGGAATCATTAAATAAAGTTATACAAGCCGAACATCCCATATTACGTGAGGCATCCACTGATTTATTACAAGCGGGGGGAAAGAGGATTCGCCCTATTTTTGTCGTATTATCAGGAAAGCTGGGTAATTTTAATATGGAGCGGATTAAAACAGTTGCTGTCTCACTTGAGTTGATCCATACAGCAACACTTGTCCATGATGATGTTATTGACGATGCAAAGTTGCGCAGAGGAAAACCAACGATTAAACATTTATATGATAATCGTGTTGCCATGTATACTGGTGATTATATATTAGCTCGTGCCTTAGAGGAGATAACAGCACTCAAACAAGCCAATGTACATCATTTATTGGCAAAAACGATTGTTGAAGTTTGTGCTGGAGAAATAGAACAAATAAAGGATAAGTTTAACTTTGAACAGAACTTGCGGAATTACCTGCGGCGAATTAGGCGAAAAACTGCTTTGTTAATAGCAACAAGTTGTAAGTTGGGGGCCATTGTCAGTGATATTCCACAAGAACAGGCAGATAAACTATACCAATATGGTTATTACATTGGCATGTCTTACCAAATAATAGATGATGTTTTGGATTTTACATCAACATCGAAGGAATTAGGGAAACCTTCGGGGAATGACCTGCTCCAAGGGAATGTTACACTCCCTGTCCTTTATGCGATGCAAGATAAATCATTTCATGCAAGCATAAGAAATAAATTCCAAAATCCTGAAACAGTAACAGAGGTAGAAATGGAAGAAGTTATAAACGAATTAAAGAAAACAAATGCAATTGATCAATCCTATAGAATGAGTAATTTATATTTACAAAAAGCATTGAAAGCTTTGGAAGGACTACCGGATCATACAGCAAAAGAGAAATTACAGGATATAGCAACATTGATTGGAAGAAGACGCTCCTAA
- the menG gene encoding demethylmenaquinone methyltransferase — protein sequence MTQQSKEERVHHVFEKIYTKYDSMNSIISFQRHKAWRKDIMQRMNITKGSKALDVCCGTGDWSVSLAEAAGKSGEVIGIDFSQNMLSVAEEKKNNRDLEQLSLMHGNAMDLPFDDNSFDYVTIGFGLRNVPDYMTVLKELRRVVKPGGKVVCLETSQPTLIGFRQLYYLYFRFIMPLIGRMFAKSYKEYAWLHESAKSFPDKKKLKQMFLEAGFSSVQVKSYTGGVAAMHMGFK from the coding sequence ATGACACAACAATCGAAAGAAGAACGGGTACATCATGTTTTTGAAAAAATATACACAAAATATGATTCAATGAACTCTATTATTTCATTTCAAAGGCATAAAGCTTGGCGTAAGGACATCATGCAACGTATGAATATTACGAAAGGATCCAAAGCACTGGATGTTTGTTGTGGGACCGGCGATTGGTCTGTTTCTCTAGCCGAGGCTGCAGGAAAGTCGGGGGAAGTTATTGGTATTGATTTTAGCCAAAATATGCTATCTGTTGCTGAAGAAAAGAAAAACAACCGAGATCTTGAGCAACTTAGCTTAATGCATGGCAATGCTATGGATTTGCCATTTGATGATAATTCATTTGACTATGTAACCATTGGTTTTGGTTTACGTAATGTGCCAGATTATATGACAGTTTTAAAAGAGCTCAGACGTGTTGTAAAGCCTGGTGGTAAAGTAGTTTGTTTAGAAACATCCCAACCCACCCTGATTGGATTTAGGCAATTATATTATTTATACTTTCGTTTTATTATGCCACTAATAGGAAGAATGTTTGCAAAAAGTTATAAAGAATATGCATGGTTACATGAATCAGCAAAAAGTTTTCCGGATAAGAAGAAACTAAAGCAAATGTTTCTGGAAGCTGGTTTTTCTTCTGTTCAGGTTAAAAGCTATACAGGTGGAGTAGCAGCAATGCATATGGGGTTTAAATGA
- the aroC gene encoding chorismate synthase has product MRYLTAGESHGKQLTTIIEGVPARMPLVKENINESLLRRQKGHGRGKRMQIEKDLADITSGVRHGYTLGSPISLVIHNDDFKHWENIMGEDPIEQEAKVKRVVTRPRPGHADLNGALKYGHRDMRNVLERSSARETTARVAAGAVAKTLLKHLGIEVSGYVKEIAGIRSEDNPSLPIKERQRLSEESPVRVLDKNVEQQMMDAIDQAKKEGDSIGGVTEVYVEGMPAGVGSYVHYDRKLDSRIGGSVISINAFKGVEFGLGFEAARKNGSEVHDEIAWDEENGYYRTTNRLGGFEGGMTTGMPIVVKGVMKPIPTLMLKPLKSVDIETKEPFKATVERSDACAVPAASVVMEHVVAFELAKAITEQFPSDQFPELREAVAKYREEIRCF; this is encoded by the coding sequence ATGCGCTATTTAACAGCTGGAGAATCACATGGAAAACAACTAACAACCATTATCGAAGGCGTACCAGCAAGAATGCCTTTGGTGAAAGAGAATATCAATGAATCATTGTTGCGCAGACAAAAAGGTCACGGACGGGGCAAAAGAATGCAAATAGAGAAAGACCTTGCAGATATTACAAGTGGTGTTAGACATGGCTATACATTAGGTTCTCCCATATCACTTGTCATACATAACGATGATTTCAAGCACTGGGAAAATATTATGGGAGAAGATCCAATAGAACAAGAAGCGAAGGTGAAACGTGTTGTCACCAGACCGCGTCCAGGACATGCAGATTTAAATGGGGCGCTAAAATACGGTCATCGTGATATGCGTAATGTACTGGAACGATCTTCTGCGAGGGAGACAACAGCGCGTGTCGCTGCAGGAGCTGTTGCAAAAACGCTTTTAAAACATTTAGGAATTGAAGTAAGTGGTTATGTGAAAGAAATAGCAGGCATTCGCAGTGAAGACAATCCATCACTTCCTATAAAAGAACGTCAACGCCTTTCAGAAGAATCGCCTGTACGCGTTTTAGATAAAAACGTAGAGCAGCAAATGATGGATGCGATTGATCAGGCCAAAAAAGAAGGAGATTCGATTGGTGGCGTTACAGAAGTCTATGTAGAAGGAATGCCTGCGGGGGTAGGTTCATATGTCCATTATGATCGAAAATTGGATAGTCGGATTGGGGGGAGCGTTATTAGCATTAATGCTTTCAAAGGGGTAGAATTTGGTCTCGGCTTTGAAGCAGCAAGAAAAAACGGTAGTGAGGTACATGATGAAATAGCCTGGGATGAGGAGAATGGATATTACCGCACCACCAATCGGCTCGGCGGGTTTGAAGGTGGAATGACCACCGGAATGCCAATTGTTGTCAAAGGAGTTATGAAACCTATTCCAACATTAATGCTTAAACCGCTCAAAAGTGTTGATATTGAAACGAAAGAGCCTTTTAAAGCAACGGTAGAAAGATCAGATGCATGTGCAGTACCTGCAGCGTCTGTCGTCATGGAACATGTAGTAGCATTTGAATTAGCTAAAGCAATAACGGAACAGTTTCCAAGTGATCAGTTTCCTGAGCTTCGGGAGGCAGTGGCTAAATATCGTGAAGAAATCAGGTGTTTTTAA
- a CDS encoding tetratricopeptide repeat protein, whose protein sequence is MDTIMKAVNLMESNQSEEAVELLENYLPTADEEERHTIAELYIQWGFYQEASIILNELLQRYPNESEIKVMLADIYIELEDDEAAINLLNDIEEDDPAYTQSLIQLADLYQAQGLFEVAEQKLLTAKQYEPNEVIIDFALGELLFSTGEYRRAITYYEKILPKTKEVANVSINDRLGEAHAASGDYELALSFFQDVESEHPDSLFKYGLTAYQADRKDIAIKAWEQVIELDAYYHTVYYQLANAYDEEGMPKEAYKTALDGLKIDEFNKELYFLAGSLAHQLNDEAGSEKWVRQAITLDPDYKEAVLFLIEQFKTMEKHSDIVELIEEIKEMGADDSLYEWELARAYNEIESFENALNHYKEAYNRLNQDSDFMKEYGYFLTEEGRAEEAIPIFEAYLVMQPLDAEIEDFLARLRQSKDNE, encoded by the coding sequence GTGGATACCATAATGAAAGCAGTAAATTTAATGGAAAGTAATCAATCAGAAGAAGCTGTTGAGTTATTGGAAAATTACTTACCTACAGCTGATGAAGAAGAGCGGCATACTATTGCTGAATTATATATTCAATGGGGTTTTTATCAAGAAGCAAGTATTATTTTAAATGAATTATTACAGCGATATCCAAATGAAAGTGAAATAAAAGTCATGCTTGCTGATATATATATAGAATTAGAAGACGATGAAGCGGCAATAAATTTATTAAATGATATCGAGGAAGATGATCCGGCATATACCCAGTCGCTCATTCAGTTAGCAGATCTTTATCAAGCACAGGGGTTATTTGAAGTTGCTGAACAAAAATTACTAACTGCTAAACAGTATGAGCCAAACGAAGTCATTATTGATTTTGCACTGGGCGAGTTATTATTTTCAACTGGTGAATATAGAAGGGCTATTACCTATTACGAAAAAATCTTACCTAAAACGAAGGAAGTCGCAAATGTATCAATTAATGACCGCTTGGGAGAAGCGCATGCTGCCTCAGGTGATTATGAATTGGCCTTATCATTTTTTCAGGATGTGGAAAGTGAACATCCAGATTCATTATTTAAATATGGTCTTACAGCCTATCAAGCTGATCGTAAGGATATTGCAATTAAAGCCTGGGAACAGGTGATTGAGCTTGACGCATATTACCATACCGTTTATTATCAGTTAGCTAACGCTTACGATGAAGAAGGAATGCCAAAAGAGGCTTATAAAACAGCGTTGGACGGATTGAAAATAGATGAATTCAATAAAGAGTTGTATTTTTTAGCGGGTTCGCTTGCTCATCAATTAAATGATGAGGCCGGAAGTGAGAAATGGGTACGACAAGCAATTACATTAGATCCAGATTATAAAGAAGCTGTATTATTTCTAATTGAACAGTTTAAAACAATGGAAAAACATTCTGACATCGTAGAATTGATCGAGGAAATCAAAGAGATGGGGGCAGATGACTCTCTTTATGAATGGGAGCTCGCCCGCGCATATAATGAAATCGAATCATTTGAGAATGCATTAAACCACTATAAGGAAGCATATAATAGACTTAACCAAGATAGTGATTTTATGAAAGAGTATGGATATTTTCTTACGGAAGAAGGGAGGGCGGAAGAGGCTATTCCGATTTTTGAAGCATATTTAGTTATGCAGCCACTGGATGCAGAAATAGAAGACTTTTTAGCTCGCCTAAGACAGAGTAAGGATAATGAATGA
- a CDS encoding prephenate dehydrogenase, with translation MTQTIVIAGLGLIGGSLAKSIYQSNQNHVVGYDINAETLEYALINEFIHEASTDFTQATRKADYIIFAAPISETIRLMQELDTFVLDHDIIVSDVSSVKNSILETANNLSNKHITFIGGHPMAGSHKKGIEAAKGHLFENAIYVLTPSTRSSQAKVESLKQVLKNTKSNFIILDPNDHDEMTGVVSHFPHLIASSLVHQAKKWEDKHAFLPTLAAGGFRDVTRIASSNPEMWQDIFYHNRFKMSRMLEEWITEMSSLKELVDNDDKTTMMTYLKNAKDYRDGLGKMERGAIPAFYDLYVDIQDQPGALASVTRLLADEKISIRNIQILEIREGITGALRLSFPSQKLQKQSHTLLQTHGYEVMIQK, from the coding sequence GTGACACAGACGATAGTAATAGCCGGTCTTGGCTTAATTGGTGGATCTCTTGCCAAGAGTATCTACCAGTCTAATCAAAACCATGTTGTTGGATATGATATTAATGCCGAGACATTGGAATATGCACTGATAAACGAATTTATTCATGAGGCATCAACCGATTTTACACAGGCAACTAGGAAAGCGGATTATATTATTTTCGCAGCCCCCATATCTGAAACTATTCGCCTGATGCAGGAGCTAGATACATTCGTTTTGGATCATGACATTATTGTATCGGATGTATCTTCTGTAAAAAATTCTATTTTAGAAACAGCAAACAACTTATCAAATAAACATATTACATTTATAGGCGGCCATCCTATGGCGGGATCTCATAAAAAGGGAATTGAAGCAGCTAAGGGACATTTGTTTGAAAATGCCATCTACGTACTGACACCATCCACTAGAAGTTCACAGGCAAAAGTAGAATCATTGAAACAAGTACTCAAAAATACCAAAAGTAATTTTATCATTCTCGATCCGAATGATCATGATGAAATGACAGGAGTTGTATCCCATTTTCCACATTTAATTGCATCCTCACTTGTGCATCAGGCAAAGAAATGGGAAGATAAACATGCTTTTTTACCTACACTTGCCGCAGGAGGGTTCCGGGATGTCACAAGAATTGCATCCAGTAATCCGGAAATGTGGCAGGACATTTTTTATCATAATCGATTTAAAATGTCCAGGATGTTAGAAGAATGGATTACAGAGATGTCATCATTAAAGGAATTAGTTGATAATGATGACAAGACAACAATGATGACATATTTGAAAAATGCGAAAGACTATAGAGATGGTTTAGGTAAGATGGAAAGAGGGGCTATCCCTGCCTTTTACGATTTATATGTAGATATACAAGATCAACCGGGTGCTTTGGCATCTGTTACACGGCTTTTGGCCGATGAAAAAATAAGCATTCGGAATATACAAATTCTAGAAATACGAGAAGGTATTACCGGTGCTTTGCGGCTTAGCTTTCCTTCGCAAAAATTACAAAAACAAAGCCATACGCTTTTACAAACTCATGGATATGAAGTGATGATTCAAAAATAA
- the ndk gene encoding nucleoside-diphosphate kinase — MEKTFIMVKPDGVQRNLIGEIVNRLEAKGFKLAGAKLMVISNDLAKNHYGEHKEKPFFGELVDFITSGPVFAMVWEGDNVIKTARDMMGKTNPSEAAPGTIRGDFGVTVSKNVIHGSDAPESAEKEIGLFFSENEIIDYNKQDSAWIY, encoded by the coding sequence ATGGAAAAAACATTTATCATGGTCAAACCAGATGGCGTACAACGTAATTTAATCGGAGAAATTGTAAATCGACTGGAGGCTAAGGGTTTTAAATTAGCAGGAGCTAAACTTATGGTTATTTCGAACGATCTAGCAAAAAACCATTATGGAGAACATAAAGAAAAACCATTCTTTGGAGAACTGGTTGACTTCATTACCTCCGGCCCCGTTTTTGCAATGGTTTGGGAAGGAGATAATGTCATAAAAACCGCACGGGATATGATGGGAAAAACAAATCCGTCAGAAGCAGCCCCAGGTACAATACGTGGCGATTTCGGTGTAACAGTAAGTAAAAATGTGATCCATGGATCTGATGCTCCGGAGAGCGCAGAAAAAGAAATAGGATTATTCTTTTCTGAAAACGAGATTATTGATTATAACAAACAAGATAGCGCGTGGATCTACTAG
- the aroH gene encoding chorismate mutase has product MTRGVRGATTVLKNEENQIIMNTKDLIEEMVAKNNIQPSDISHVFISVTQDLNAGFPSKALREFSGWTYVPVMCMREIDVPGSLQACIRIMMVVNTNKDQQDMQHIYHNQATQLRPDLLSKRGE; this is encoded by the coding sequence ATGACACGTGGAGTACGAGGGGCTACTACAGTGCTTAAAAACGAAGAAAATCAAATTATAATGAACACAAAAGATTTAATTGAGGAAATGGTTGCCAAAAATAATATTCAACCATCTGACATCTCCCATGTTTTTATTTCTGTTACACAAGATTTAAATGCGGGATTTCCATCTAAAGCATTACGGGAATTTTCAGGCTGGACATATGTTCCGGTAATGTGTATGAGGGAAATCGATGTACCAGGCAGCTTGCAAGCTTGTATTCGAATTATGATGGTTGTAAATACAAACAAAGATCAACAGGATATGCAGCATATCTATCATAATCAAGCGACGCAGCTACGACCGGATTTATTATCAAAACGAGGTGAATAA
- the hisC gene encoding histidinol-phosphate transaminase, whose amino-acid sequence MEGKQILKQLTPYQQGKQIKDIKEMYGLERIVKLASNENPYGYSPHVKNYLSHNESALELYPDGYTAELRTALASKLQVNEKQLLFGSGSEEIVQMICRAFLYPGVNTVMPTPTFPQYKHNASIEGAEIKEIPTGDGFHDLDQMLESIDERTSVVWLCSPNNPSGVTIPKAKLYSFLDSCPNDVLVVLDEAYYEYMDTEQDPNAIENLSQYQNLVILRTFSKAYGLAGLRIGYAISNQDLITKLDVVRGPFNTTSMAQKAAFIALEDTAFIEETIAKNNTVKQSFTQFLDTIGWGYYDSQTNFLLVFTPVSGTEVFQYLIEKGFIIRPGEVLGCPNTIRVTLGKEKDMKQLQDVLYMLHQQTSREI is encoded by the coding sequence ATGGAAGGAAAACAAATTCTTAAACAATTAACACCATATCAACAGGGGAAACAAATTAAAGATATTAAAGAAATGTATGGATTAGAGCGAATTGTTAAATTGGCTTCAAATGAGAATCCCTATGGATACTCTCCCCATGTGAAAAATTATTTATCTCATAATGAATCTGCTCTCGAACTTTATCCAGATGGTTATACGGCTGAATTACGTACAGCATTAGCCTCTAAGTTACAGGTGAATGAAAAACAGTTATTATTTGGCAGTGGGTCAGAAGAAATTGTGCAAATGATTTGTCGTGCATTTTTATACCCGGGAGTAAATACCGTTATGCCGACACCGACATTTCCACAGTACAAACATAATGCCTCGATCGAGGGGGCTGAAATTAAAGAAATACCCACAGGAGATGGATTTCATGACCTTGATCAAATGCTGGAATCCATTGATGAAAGAACATCTGTCGTATGGCTATGTTCACCTAACAACCCTTCAGGCGTTACTATTCCAAAAGCTAAGCTTTATTCATTTTTGGATAGCTGTCCGAATGATGTATTGGTTGTATTAGATGAGGCTTACTATGAATATATGGACACAGAACAGGATCCGAATGCTATAGAAAATCTATCCCAGTACCAAAATCTTGTTATATTACGCACCTTTTCAAAAGCGTATGGCTTAGCGGGTTTACGGATAGGATATGCTATTTCTAATCAGGATTTAATTACGAAGCTGGATGTTGTCAGAGGGCCATTTAATACTACATCAATGGCACAAAAAGCTGCCTTCATTGCGCTTGAAGATACAGCATTTATAGAAGAAACAATAGCTAAGAACAATACTGTTAAACAATCCTTTACACAGTTTCTGGATACCATTGGGTGGGGCTATTATGACTCCCAAACGAACTTCTTACTCGTTTTTACTCCTGTTAGTGGTACGGAAGTATTTCAATATTTAATAGAAAAAGGGTTTATCATCAGGCCGGGAGAGGTTCTAGGTTGTCCCAATACTATTAGAGTTACGCTTGGAAAAGAAAAAGACATGAAGCAATTACAAGATGTATTATACATGCTACACCAACAAACAAGTAGGGAGATTTAA
- a CDS encoding heptaprenyl diphosphate synthase component 1, whose translation MNTSSTEIRHLKALVEDKIQHAYLKKHMQKPVIDEEKLTTLAAIINNTALSTKQKERYIITTMLVQVALDTHELVPKTNDPEESEEVNVSKQLSVLAGDYFSGLYYLLLSEIDDFDLIHNLASAIKEINEYKMKLYYNETNSLNQYIDIVKDIESTLILQVANFVGDSSLKVVIGEWLITSKLIAERNLDSNGFSPLVNNWLNYSTNSTYTSIMNAIDVIIQRNLKQIEHSLFKLPKHHSMFKRHLQLRINAYLYNSTSFAEEG comes from the coding sequence TTGAATACTTCCAGTACAGAAATTCGACATCTTAAGGCACTTGTTGAAGATAAAATTCAACATGCATATCTCAAAAAGCATATGCAAAAGCCCGTGATTGATGAAGAAAAGTTAACAACTTTAGCTGCAATAATAAATAATACCGCATTATCAACCAAACAAAAAGAACGATATATCATTACTACAATGCTTGTACAGGTAGCACTTGATACACACGAACTGGTTCCAAAGACAAACGATCCAGAAGAAAGTGAAGAGGTCAATGTATCAAAACAATTAAGCGTTCTAGCAGGGGATTATTTTAGTGGTCTCTATTATTTACTTTTATCAGAAATAGATGACTTTGACCTTATACATAATTTAGCATCGGCAATAAAAGAAATTAATGAATATAAAATGAAGCTTTACTATAATGAAACGAATTCGCTAAACCAGTATATCGATATAGTAAAAGATATTGAATCCACATTAATTCTACAAGTGGCAAATTTTGTAGGCGATTCTTCACTGAAAGTTGTTATAGGCGAATGGTTAATAACCAGTAAATTAATTGCAGAAAGAAATTTAGATAGTAATGGATTTTCTCCACTTGTAAATAATTGGCTAAATTATTCGACTAACAGCACATACACGTCTATAATGAATGCGATCGACGTGATTATACAACGTAATCTAAAGCAAATAGAACATTCATTGTTCAAGCTGCCAAAACATCACAGCATGTTTAAACGTCATCTTCAATTAAGGATCAATGCTTATTTGTACAATAGTACGTCTTTTGCGGAAGAAGGGTAA